The following is a genomic window from Butyricimonas faecihominis.
GTCGGACACCTCACGCATCAACCCGCAATTTGTTCCGCCATACAGCAACCCCCATCCCCGTGTCACGATCTCTTTCCCCAAATCAGCCGCGGCCTTAAAATACACGTTATCGACACTCTCTGACGATGCACAAAACACACAAATTTTCATAGATTAAAAGTTACAGGTTGCAAGTTATTCATTTCATAAAACAAGTTGCAGATTAATAGTACAAACCTGTAACCCATTAACCTGCAACTTGGAACTACATTGACGCTTAAGCGTCAATGTTAGCGTATGTAGCGTTCTGCTCGATAAACTGTCTACGAGGCGGCACATCGTCCCCCATAAGCATGGAGAAAATACGGTCTGCCTCGGCAGCATTCTCGATCGTCACCTGACGCAACGTTCTGCCATCGGGAGACATCGTCGTGTCCCACAACTGTTCTGCAGTCATTTCACCAAGACCTTTGTAACGCTGGATATGCAAACTGCTCTCTTTACCCGCTCCCATTTCCTGAATCAATTGCAAACGCTGTTCTTCCGTCCAGCAATAGCGTTGATCCTTTCCTTTCTTCACGGAGTAAAGAGGCGGGGTTGCGATATACAAGTAACCGTTTTCAATTACCGATCTCATGTAACGGAAAAATAACGTCATGATCAACGTGGCAATGTGCGCCCCGTCAACGTCGGCATCGGCCATAATCACGATCTTGTGGTAACGTATTTTTTCCAAATTAACCGCTTTACTGTCTTCCGCCGTACCAATCGTGATACCCAAAGCTTGGAAGATCATCTTGATCTCCTCACTTTCCCACACGCGATGAGCCAACGCTTTCTCCACGTTCAGGATTTTACCTCTCAATGGAAGGATCGCCTGGAATTTACGGTCACGCCCTTGTTTAGCCGTACCCCCTGCCGAGTCTCCCTCGACAAGGAATATCTCGCAGTTCTCCGGGTTATTATCCGAACAATCCGCCAATTTACCGGGCAAACCGGAACCGGAAAGCACCGTCTTCCGTTGCACAAGTTCACGGGCTTTACGGGCCGCGTGACGAGCTTGTGCGGCAAGGATTACCTTGTCCACGATAGCACGGGCATCTTTCGGATGTTCCTCCAGATAATTTGCTAATGCGACACTTACTGCTTGAGCCACGGCCGACCCGACCTCAGTATTACCTAACTTGGTCTTGGTCTGTCCCTCGAATTGAGGTTCTGCCACCTTCACGGAAATAATAGCTGTCAGACCTTCACGGAAATCCTCCCCGCTAATATCAAACTTCAACTTGCTTAACATCCCGGAATTATCTGCATACGTCTTCAAGGTTTGCATCACTCCCCGACGGAATCCGGCAAGGTGTGTTCCCCCCTCTATCGTGTTGATATTATTCACGTAAGAGTAAACATTTTCCTTGAACTCCGTGTTGTAATGCATGGCCACCTCGATCGGAATTCCATTCTTTTCGGTCGTGATATGAATGGTTTCGTCAATCAATTTCTCCCGGGTTTCATCCAAGTATTCCACGAATTCACTCAATCCTTTTTCCG
Proteins encoded in this region:
- the gyrB gene encoding DNA topoisomerase (ATP-hydrolyzing) subunit B, whose amino-acid sequence is MSEEIEQTNNEYSADSIQVLEGLEAVRMRPSMYIGDVNTKGLHHLVYEVVDNSIDEALAGYCKNIDVTINEDNSISVSDDGRGIPTGMNQKENRSALEVVMTILHAGGKFDKGSYKVSGGLHGVGVSCVNALSTKLVATIYREGKIWRQEYSKGFPLADVQVIGETDRTGTTIYFKPDDSIFYVTEYKYDILAARLRELAYLNRGIRLSLTDKRTIDPDTNEFKSEVFYSEKGLSEFVEYLDETREKLIDETIHITTEKNGIPIEVAMHYNTEFKENVYSYVNNINTIEGGTHLAGFRRGVMQTLKTYADNSGMLSKLKFDISGEDFREGLTAIISVKVAEPQFEGQTKTKLGNTEVGSAVAQAVSVALANYLEEHPKDARAIVDKVILAAQARHAARKARELVQRKTVLSGSGLPGKLADCSDNNPENCEIFLVEGDSAGGTAKQGRDRKFQAILPLRGKILNVEKALAHRVWESEEIKMIFQALGITIGTAEDSKAVNLEKIRYHKIVIMADADVDGAHIATLIMTLFFRYMRSVIENGYLYIATPPLYSVKKGKDQRYCWTEEQRLQLIQEMGAGKESSLHIQRYKGLGEMTAEQLWDTTMSPDGRTLRQVTIENAAEADRIFSMLMGDDVPPRRQFIEQNATYANIDA